GTAGAAGGCATTCAGTATGATCCAAGTTATTTAATCAAATATTTGCCCGTATCCTTTTTCTATATCGTTTCCATGGCAGTCGGATACGCTGGCCTTCGCTTTTTAGAATTATCAGTTTCATCGCCAGTTCAAAACTCTTCAGGCGCTATCGCTGGATTATTAACATTTATTTTCCTCGGACAGAGAATGACATCTATACAATTGTGGGCGATAGTCCTCATTACAGTAGGCGTTGTTTTGTTAGGTGTTTTCGAACATCAATTAGCAGAAAAAGAACGTTTAGAGAATAAAGAAGTTATTGATCGTAAATATAAATATGGTGCATTAGCATTATTATTCCCGCTCTTATACGCTTTACTTGATTCACTAGGAACGTTCGCAGATGCTTGGTTTTTCGACTATTATGCTTCAGTCGATGAGGCTAACTTGGAAATGCAGGCGAACCTATCGTATGAGTTTACTTGGTTATTAGTTGCAGCTGTTGCATTTATTTATGTCGTTGTTATTAAGAAACAATCATTCAAGTTAATGGAACAAAAAAATCGCGGCTTAGCTGCTATATTTGAAACATTGGGGCAGTTTTTCTATGTGTATGCAATCAGTTCAAATGCCGTTGTAGTAGCACCAATGATTTCTGCTTATTCGGTTGTTTCCGTTATCTTGTCCCGAATTTTCTTGAAAGAGAAACTGACATCGAAACAATACTTAGCAGTTACAGGTATTATCATAGGAATTATTATATTAAGTATAGAGTAATATAATAGAATGGGGAAAAAGACGTTTAAATCCGAATCTTCTAATGCATACCATATCCGTAAGCTGCTAAAGCAACAACAACCATAACAAAGTGGCTGTCGTATCTGTCTCTTTAAGCACGTTTACACCGCTAGTATTCATTAATAGGAGAGGGGCCGGGAAATCATTTCCCGGCCCCTCTCCTATGCGACGACACAAACGGTTTTTTGAATCTGAGTGCACGTTTTATAGCAAGAATGATTAGCTAAATCAAGCAGCTATTCTGCTACACATTTTTCTAGCGTTTCTTTAATAGAGGCAATGACGTCATGGTCTTTAATTCCCAATTCTTCCCATGTATCAGCCGGGTCTACAAATAAATCTTCTTCTTGAACTTGCCCGGACAAGGAATAGAGAATCCCATGTTCGACTCCATTTTCTTCAGCGTGACGATCAATTTCCTCGTAAGAACCTTTCATCTGTTCAAATGGTAGCACTGGAACTGTTGTTGTTTCTGTTTGACCAAGCGCATCTACCATCATTTGGTAAAATTCTTGGAATTTCATATTAACTGCGGAAATAGCATATGTTTTGCGATGCTTTCCATTCTCCATTGCACCAACTGCTGCTTCTGCCACCTGTTCGACAGTTACCATTGCCGTTCCACCTTTAAGGGCAGGAAAGACAGGGCGATCTTTAATCCGGTCCGTGAACATTTTCCATAGTGGTAAACGCCCTGGCATCGTTCCGAAAATATAAGGAAGACGCAAACTTGTTACCGTCATAGAGCCTTCACCTTCAGCAAACGCAACTTGTTCTTGCAGTAAACGCGTATTTGGATAAGGTTGGCTTTTTAGGTCGTATTTGCCTACTAATCGTTCAGCAAACTCTGCGAAATAAGAGCCAAAAATAACAAATTTCTTTATACCTGCTTGTTTAGCCAAGCGTGCGAAACGCTGTGTCGGTAATACATTTGCTTCGTAAAAGAATTTCAAGGCTGGTTTTGCCGGAACAACGCGTTCATCGGCTCCCGCTGCATACATAAATCCCTCACAGTCGCTTAAAAGTTCAATGATTTCTTGGTCGGTCAATGCATTCATATCGCCTAATGTAATCTCAACTTCTGCTGGCAACAAATTTTCTTCTGGCATCGGAGGCAATGCGATTGTTTTAACTTGGTACCCACGAGCTAACAGTTCCATCGTTGTGTAATACCCTAGAAAACCTGTTCCACCTAAAACGAATACTTTTGACATAGTTCATTCTCCTTTTTAATGCTTGTTATTTTGTTCACATATGAAGTATAATGGATGCGAAACCAAAAAAATCATCATTTATCCGTTAACCTTTCACTTTAAGGAGAATATTATGGTAAAAAATTACCCGTTTGTCGGTAGTCACTATTTTTCGGAAAACTTCAAACCACAAGATCTGTCACTCACCTATCAGCATATTCAAGCTACACAAACGCCGCATTTTTATAATGAAGTGGAATTTATTTTTATTGTTTCTGGCAAAGGTGAAATTGCCATCAATGGGCAGTTATTTGCGATTAAAGAGGGCGATTTAATTCACTTATTACCGTATCATGTTCATCAGTTGATACTCGCAGACAACCAGTCCGTGGAGTGTTTTCGCATCCGTTTTTCGCTCGGGCTCTTATTGTTGTCTTCGGTAAATGAAGATAATTACCTGTCAGCTTTGACACATATGGATTATACGGTTCCGATTATTTCATTGAATGCTCGTAAACAAAGACAGTTGCGTTTCTTTTGCGATGAAGTCATTTATGAAAAAAATCAAAATAATAAGCATTTTGAAACATTGCATATTTCGTTAACGTCTTACATTTCTTACTTATTTCAAACGATTAAAATGAATCCCTATCACAAAAATGAACCGGCAAACGGTTGGCGGAGTCTGGAATATTTACAGCTTTATCATCAAGACGAACTGACAGTGGAACGGGTCGCACATGCTCTGGCACTGACTAAAGAAGAAGTTCGTACTTCATTAAATCAACTAACCGGAATGGATTTTATTCAATTGTTGAATCAAGTGAGAATTCGAAATGCGACTGCCTTGTTACAGTTTCCCGATCTTACTATTCAAAAAATCGCCTCTATCTGTGGCTATGCTTCCAATGCCAATTTCTATAAACAGTTTAAAGAAGTTCACGACTTAACACCAACCCAGTACCGGCAAAACTTGAAAGAAAACAAGCAGATGATTGGATTTAATGATAGTTGGGACGTTATTATCTATATTTTAGAGAATTGTTGTACGCAATTGGACCTTGAAAGTGTGGTGACGCACACGAATTTTTCAAGTGATAAAATCAATAAGCTCTTACACGATAAGTTGAATATAGGGTTTAAAGAACTATTGAATCGCTGCCGCGTGCAGGTCGCGCGAATGTTGGTTCAGAATTATGATTTTAATCTGAGCGAACTAGCTATCAAAGTAGGTTTCTCTGATGTTAATACCCTCATCCGCAACTACAAAAAGTATTTGAATACTACACCGCATCAAGACAAAAAGCAGAGCAAATGGCCACTATGACCGCATGCTCTGCTTTTTAACTATTCTTCTAAAAATATTCCATACTCATTGTAGAATGTTTTTTTCAGTTGGATGAAACGAGTAAAGTCATTCAAAATTTGAAATAATAAAGCACGGTTTTCAAATTCTTCACGCGCTTGTGGCAATTGACTGTTTCGAAATTCGTCTAATAAAAGACGGATATCTTCCAAAAGAAATTCGCCCGTATTATTTTCATGCAGCTGATCAGCAGTGAGATAGAGCAAGCCCGATAAAATTTTTCCTTCTTTAATCGGAATCGTACAAAGCGAGATATTGTGATGGATGTACCTCAGAATCCGATTCTGGTTTCGGCGCATTTCAAAGTAATTGCTGTAATAATGCGTTTCTTTCCACGGCCTATTTTCAGTCTCAGTCAAAACTAAATCGGAAGCTTGATCTAACAAGAGATCCAATGCATCCAGCTCAGATTCCTTGCTCTCGCCATTATGCAAGAGTGCTTCGGATATATCGACCAATATTTCCTTCAATTTTTCATCTGCATCCTTCATCAATCCTAAAAAGATCGTTTCTTTTGAAGGCATATACAAGTTAACGATTATTGCAATACCTGCTCCAATTAACATTAGCATCAATTCGTTGCTGATTAAGCTCCATGCCACGCTTTGTTCGGCTAGAAGGTGGGTAACCAAAACCGAACAAGGTGCGACGCCGGACTCAACTCCCAATCGGTAAGCGAGCGGCACATAAATGAGTAAATACAACGCGAATACGTAGACTTTAAATCCCAAGAAATAAAATAAAACAGCAGCAATAAACAAAGCTAATA
This genomic interval from Jeotgalibaca porci contains the following:
- a CDS encoding DMT family transporter; this translates as MWWFIPAIVATVAWGTADLFYKKGADPADKYSYLKTVIMVGLIMGLHAVYVLVVEGIQYDPSYLIKYLPVSFFYIVSMAVGYAGLRFLELSVSSPVQNSSGAIAGLLTFIFLGQRMTSIQLWAIVLITVGVVLLGVFEHQLAEKERLENKEVIDRKYKYGALALLFPLLYALLDSLGTFADAWFFDYYASVDEANLEMQANLSYEFTWLLVAAVAFIYVVVIKKQSFKLMEQKNRGLAAIFETLGQFFYVYAISSNAVVVAPMISAYSVVSVILSRIFLKEKLTSKQYLAVTGIIIGIIILSIE
- a CDS encoding NAD-dependent epimerase/dehydratase family protein; this encodes MSKVFVLGGTGFLGYYTTMELLARGYQVKTIALPPMPEENLLPAEVEITLGDMNALTDQEIIELLSDCEGFMYAAGADERVVPAKPALKFFYEANVLPTQRFARLAKQAGIKKFVIFGSYFAEFAERLVGKYDLKSQPYPNTRLLQEQVAFAEGEGSMTVTSLRLPYIFGTMPGRLPLWKMFTDRIKDRPVFPALKGGTAMVTVEQVAEAAVGAMENGKHRKTYAISAVNMKFQEFYQMMVDALGQTETTTVPVLPFEQMKGSYEEIDRHAEENGVEHGILYSLSGQVQEEDLFVDPADTWEELGIKDHDVIASIKETLEKCVAE
- a CDS encoding helix-turn-helix transcriptional regulator — its product is MVKNYPFVGSHYFSENFKPQDLSLTYQHIQATQTPHFYNEVEFIFIVSGKGEIAINGQLFAIKEGDLIHLLPYHVHQLILADNQSVECFRIRFSLGLLLLSSVNEDNYLSALTHMDYTVPIISLNARKQRQLRFFCDEVIYEKNQNNKHFETLHISLTSYISYLFQTIKMNPYHKNEPANGWRSLEYLQLYHQDELTVERVAHALALTKEEVRTSLNQLTGMDFIQLLNQVRIRNATALLQFPDLTIQKIASICGYASNANFYKQFKEVHDLTPTQYRQNLKENKQMIGFNDSWDVIIYILENCCTQLDLESVVTHTNFSSDKINKLLHDKLNIGFKELLNRCRVQVARMLVQNYDFNLSELAIKVGFSDVNTLIRNYKKYLNTTPHQDKKQSKWPL
- a CDS encoding aromatic acid exporter family protein; protein product: MSLPLRTFKIAVAAFIAILIAESVGLSYAISAGIIAILSILDTNKSSFLTAIQRVISTVLALFIAAVLFYFLGFKVYVFALYLLIYVPLAYRLGVESGVAPCSVLVTHLLAEQSVAWSLISNELMLMLIGAGIAIIVNLYMPSKETIFLGLMKDADEKLKEILVDISEALLHNGESKESELDALDLLLDQASDLVLTETENRPWKETHYYSNYFEMRRNQNRILRYIHHNISLCTIPIKEGKILSGLLYLTADQLHENNTGEFLLEDIRLLLDEFRNSQLPQAREEFENRALLFQILNDFTRFIQLKKTFYNEYGIFLEE